In one Candidatus Absconditicoccus praedator genomic region, the following are encoded:
- a CDS encoding glycosyltransferase family 2 protein, with protein sequence MKFEVVIPSRGSIGTLQKIVESIVNSNVLPSKVHIIIDKFIGKDEYDIILYFIFKKIEEEKKQIFNIITNLNSNLCPGVGVSYIRNFGINLCKSEYMYIIDDDNIFGENFFKETIESYSKYQNNFEKEIFLSPTIMYRQTNKIQSQGFKKISPFLAKVVPTKSTGDYSTPKLIGGNSIFGKTNNFKKIMFDEYFEFIYEDLDFSWRATNLGYKIVVDNNLKTNHMEKEKSATEKSFIGTPKTAYQKSRNRIILIKNNAKWWEKYIFYISGLWIQTGWFIFLVLFLGKHSKFETFKSILKGTYEGIKF encoded by the coding sequence ATGAAATTCGAAGTAGTAATCCCATCTAGAGGAAGCATATGAACACTTCAAAAAATAGTAGAAAGTATAGTTAATTCAAATGTATTACCTAGCAAAGTACATATTATAATTGATAAATTTATATGAAAAGACGAATATGATATAATACTTTATTTTATTTTTAAAAAAATAGAAGAAGAAAAAAAACAAATATTCAACATAATAACAAATCTAAATAGCAATTTATGTCCTTGAGTTTGAGTTAGTTATATAAGAAATTTTGGTATAAATCTATGCAAAAGTGAATATATGTATATCATTGATGATGATAATATTTTTTGAGAAAATTTTTTCAAGGAAACAATAGAAAGCTACTCAAAATATCAAAACAATTTTGAAAAGGAGATTTTCCTATCCCCTACGATAATGTACAGACAAACAAATAAAATACAGTCTCAATGATTCAAAAAAATCTCTCCTTTTTTGGCAAAGGTGGTACCCACCAAATCAACTTGAGATTACTCAACACCAAAACTAATCTGATGAAATAGTATTTTTTGAAAAACTAATAATTTCAAAAAGATTATGTTTGATGAGTATTTTGAGTTTATTTATGAGGATCTTGATTTTTCTTGGAGAGCAACAAATCTTGGATACAAAATCGTGGTAGACAATAACTTGAAAACTAATCATATGGAGAAAGAAAAATCAGCCACAGAAAAATCTTTTATCTGAACTCCCAAAACAGCATATCAAAAATCCAGAAACAGAATCATACTTATAAAAAATAATGCTAAATGGTGGGAAAAATACATATTTTATATTTCTTGATTATGGATACAAACTGGATGGTTTATATTTTTAGTTTTATTTTTAGGTAAACACAGTAAATTTGAAACATTCAAATCTATACTAAAATGAACTTATGAATGAATAAAATTTTAG
- a CDS encoding pseudouridine synthase, which produces MRILEYLQKTKGVSRRDMLEMINEKALLVNGNYVENINFELKKNDIIEVNLPSGEVYEEEVTSFPSFKPIIVAFNKPKGCVVSKADKHNKTIYTYLPKSWKKDFYYIGRLDKYSRGLLLLTNEPSLVDYYESPKSKILKIYEVKINKPFKTNHLLKCKKGFDVQDSQDSSKKDFLSFYDVKPFKDKFGKHYLRVLLTEGKNRHIRRMLEALDYKVFDLKRVKFGKYELGDIKPGKYQIHKIKNRK; this is translated from the coding sequence ATGAGGATATTAGAGTACCTTCAAAAAACAAAATGAGTATCAAGAAGAGATATGTTGGAAATGATTAATGAAAAAGCATTATTAGTAAATTGAAACTACGTAGAAAACATAAACTTTGAACTTAAAAAAAATGATATTATTGAAGTAAACCTACCAAGTTGAGAAGTTTATGAAGAAGAAGTTACAAGCTTTCCGTCTTTTAAACCTATTATTGTGGCTTTCAATAAACCCAAAGGATGTGTTGTATCAAAAGCTGATAAACATAACAAAACTATATATACTTACTTACCAAAAAGTTGGAAAAAAGACTTTTATTATATTTGAAGACTTGATAAGTATTCTAGATGATTATTGTTGCTGACAAATGAACCATCTTTGGTAGATTATTATGAATCTCCCAAAAGCAAAATACTTAAAATATATGAAGTAAAAATAAATAAGCCGTTCAAAACAAATCATTTATTAAAATGTAAGAAATGATTTGATGTACAAGACTCTCAAGACAGCTCCAAAAAAGATTTTCTTAGTTTTTATGATGTAAAACCTTTTAAAGATAAGTTTTGAAAACATTATCTTAGAGTTTTGTTAACTGAATGAAAAAACCGTCATATAAGAAGAATGCTTGAAGCTTTGGATTATAAGGTTTTTGATCTTAAAAGAGTGAAGTTTTGAAAATATGAGCTTTGAGATATTAAGCCATGAAAATATCAGATTCATAAAATAAAAAATAGGAAATAA
- the nrdR gene encoding transcriptional regulator NrdR, which yields MKCPKCGNMETRVVDSRIVEDGRSVRRRRNCEYCGKKFTTFEKTGITDLLVIKRNGNKEIYDRMKIKKALMLAFAKRDFSVDQIEEIISQLEVNWLSKGKEVDSIEIGDDILNLLKEIDMVAYIRFASVYKKFENLEDFKKIIENKGGY from the coding sequence ATGAAATGTCCAAAATGTGGGAATATGGAAACAAGAGTCGTAGATTCTAGGATAGTAGAGGATTGAAGATCTGTGAGGAGAAGAAGAAATTGTGAATATTGCTGAAAAAAATTTACAACTTTTGAAAAAACCTGAATAACAGATTTGTTAGTTATAAAAAGAAATTGAAATAAAGAAATCTATGATAGAATGAAAATAAAAAAAGCTCTTATGCTGGCTTTTGCCAAAAGAGACTTTAGTGTAGATCAAATAGAAGAGATAATAAGTCAACTTGAAGTAAACTGGCTTAGTAAATGAAAAGAAGTTGATTCAATAGAAATATGAGATGATATTTTGAATTTATTAAAAGAAATAGATATGGTTGCATATATTAGATTTGCTTCTGTTTATAAAAAATTTGAAAACCTTGAAGATTTTAAAAAAATTATTGAAAATAAATGAGGATATTAG
- a CDS encoding gluconeogenesis factor YvcK family protein, with product MTNIVVIGGGTGSFNMLSALKDIPGTQISSIVTMSDDGGSTGKLRDEYGALPPGDLRRAIVALSNKEKTQILRDIFNYRFEGGAFYGHNLGNIIMMALHDITHDFGKSINLLEELFDVKGKVYPTTFERVRILAQLENLDYVIGETNIDIPKHDPQLQIKDLFVLKDDYINAIKNILNEQQIPYNMKFNILEKFIQDKPKENPHIPEVINNADYIIIAPGDLYTSILPNILIGNIANLLKESKAQKMLFLNLFTKYGETNNYHLSDFLNVFKYFLGEDIFDYILMQDWEKHPVKEHILKHYEKENKSIIKEDITDSRVMKYDFIKQEDMIRHDSNKIKNVIEHIVCS from the coding sequence ATGACCAATATAGTAGTTATTTGAGGTTGAACAGGAAGTTTCAATATGCTTTCAGCCCTTAAAGATATACCATGAACTCAAATATCTTCAATAGTAACAATGTCTGATGATTGATGAAGCACCTGAAAACTTAGAGATGAATACTGAGCTCTACCTCCTTGAGACCTTAGAAGAGCCATAGTTGCTTTGTCAAACAAGGAAAAAACACAAATACTAAGAGATATTTTTAATTATAGATTTGAAGGCTGAGCATTTTATTGACACAATCTTTGAAATATTATAATGATGGCCTTACACGACATAACACACGATTTTTGAAAGTCTATAAATCTTTTAGAAGAACTTTTTGATGTAAAATGAAAAGTATATCCTACAACTTTTGAAAGAGTAAGAATTTTAGCTCAACTTGAAAACCTTGATTATGTAATATGAGAAACTAATATTGATATACCAAAACACGATCCTCAGCTACAAATAAAAGACTTGTTTGTTCTTAAAGATGATTATATAAATGCTATCAAAAATATACTAAATGAACAACAAATACCCTATAATATGAAATTCAATATACTAGAAAAATTTATTCAGGATAAACCAAAAGAAAATCCTCATATACCTGAGGTGATAAATAATGCAGATTATATAATAATAGCTCCCTGAGATTTATATACTTCTATTTTACCAAACATACTTATTGGAAATATTGCCAACTTACTAAAAGAATCAAAAGCACAAAAAATGCTATTTTTAAACCTTTTCACAAAATACTGAGAAACAAATAATTACCATTTATCTGACTTTTTGAATGTTTTCAAATACTTTTTGTGAGAGGATATATTTGATTATATTTTAATGCAAGACTGGGAAAAACATCCTGTGAAAGAACACATCTTAAAACATTATGAAAAAGAAAATAAATCTATCATAAAAGAAGATATTACAGATAGTAGAGTAATGAAATACGACTTTATAAAACAAGAAGATATGATTAGACACGATAGCAATAAAATTAAAAATGTAATTGAACATATTGTTTGTAGTTAG
- the map gene encoding type I methionyl aminopeptidase — MLSKSESKIKNIKESGKYLTELLHLVKDAVGVGVRLSYLESIAQDYINRKGLKGAFKGYMGFPANLCLSVNDCIVHGIPDEYQLKEGDVLKIDAGIVYNGGISDSAITVIVGGDNSNQLGKELYKTTKHALDTAMEKIAPGVPLFEYSKTIYSTMMSNDFSVIKNLTGHGVGDKVHEKPHIYNWPHPETKKIKFEKNMVLALEPITSILSEDIKTKPGNDWNLYTENEDLGAQWEYTVLVTDNGIQIISGIQ, encoded by the coding sequence ATGCTTTCTAAATCTGAATCAAAAATTAAAAACATTAAAGAATCTTGAAAGTACCTAACAGAACTTTTACATTTAGTTAAAGATGCTGTATGAGTGTGAGTCAGATTATCATATCTTGAATCTATAGCACAAGATTATATTAATAGAAAATGACTAAAATGAGCATTTAAATGATATATGTGATTCCCCGCAAATCTTTGTCTATCTGTAAACGATTGTATAGTTCACTGAATACCAGATGAGTACCAACTAAAAGAATGAGATGTTTTGAAAATAGATGCATGAATTGTATATAATTGATGAATTTCTGATAGTGCTATAACTGTCATTGTATGATGAGACAATTCAAATCAATTATGAAAGGAATTATACAAAACAACAAAACATGCACTTGATACAGCCATGGAAAAAATAGCTCCTTGAGTACCTCTTTTTGAATATTCAAAAACAATATACTCAACAATGATGAGTAATGATTTTAGTGTAATAAAAAATCTTACCTGACATTGAGTTTGAGACAAGGTACATGAAAAACCTCATATATACAACTGGCCCCACCCAGAAACAAAAAAAATAAAATTTGAAAAAAATATGGTCTTAGCATTAGAACCAATAACATCAATATTGTCTGAAGACATAAAAACCAAGCCCTGAAATGACTGGAATTTGTATACAGAAAATGAAGATTTATGAGCACAATGGGAGTATACTGTTTTAGTTACTGACAACTGAATACAAATAATATCAGGTATTCAATAA
- a CDS encoding cold-shock protein, translating into MSNTGTIDKLTDKGFGFILTDSGESVFFHASALGEGQDGYEAFNELEEGDKLTFNIIEGENGKPKATNVKVD; encoded by the coding sequence ATGAGTAATACAGGTACAATAGACAAGTTGACAGATAAGTGATTTGGATTTATTTTAACTGATAGTTGAGAAAGTGTTTTCTTTCATGCAAGTGCGTTATGAGAAGGTCAAGATTGATATGAAGCATTTAATGAATTAGAAGAATGAGATAAACTAACATTTAATATAATTGAAGGAGAAAATGGTAAACCAAAAGCTACTAATGTTAAAGTTGATTAG
- a CDS encoding alpha/beta hydrolase produces MKKVFGISFLSIFILAVISAFVLLYFFTGFLNGEKIDNRDLEHWEYTSDGKIKGAEEIKLEGENQTCWLMIHGYTSVPDEFKNYAKEINKTFGDYVYVPRLEGHGTKPSDMIDIDVKDWYNQVDDIYKKLENKCNNINIVGFSLGGFLSIAIAQNQYESTNNLYLLAPFIKLSYIEYDNFSLAEYAEVVGQHLVYGSKINIAQINKPGGEKEHIAYLNFPFEPITNSFDYFEQIRGSLGEVNIPTLIQHSKKDRTNNIQGSKLIYDNIASEYKKLIKLEKSNHVLMRDYEKNKVLENIIKFEKDNR; encoded by the coding sequence ATGAAAAAAGTTTTTTGAATAAGTTTTTTGTCGATTTTTATATTAGCAGTTATCAGTGCTTTTGTTTTGTTATACTTTTTCACATGATTTCTAAACTGAGAAAAAATAGACAACAGAGATTTGGAACACTGGGAATACACATCAGACTGAAAAATTAAATGAGCAGAAGAGATAAAACTTGAATGAGAAAACCAAACATGCTGGTTGATGATCCATGGATATACTTCTGTACCCGATGAGTTCAAAAATTATGCAAAGGAAATAAATAAAACTTTTTGAGATTATGTTTATGTGCCAAGATTAGAATGACACGGCACAAAACCAAGTGACATGATAGATATTGATGTAAAAGACTGGTACAACCAAGTAGATGATATTTACAAAAAACTTGAAAATAAGTGTAACAATATAAATATTGTATGATTCTCACTTTGAGGATTTCTTTCTATTGCTATTGCACAAAATCAATACGAAAGTACAAATAATTTATACTTGCTTGCTCCTTTTATAAAGTTAAGTTATATTGAATACGATAACTTTTCTTTGGCTGAATATGCAGAAGTTGTATGACAGCATTTAGTATATTGAAGCAAAATAAATATAGCACAAATCAACAAACCTTGATGAGAAAAAGAACATATAGCATATTTAAATTTTCCTTTTGAACCAATTACAAACTCGTTTGATTATTTTGAACAGATAAGATGAAGTTTGTGAGAAGTAAACATTCCAACTTTAATACAACATTCAAAAAAAGATCGTACCAATAATATACAATGATCAAAACTTATTTATGATAATATAGCATCTGAATATAAAAAATTAATCAAACTTGAAAAATCAAATCACGTATTAATGAGAGATTATGAAAAAAATAAGGTACTAGAAAACATTATAAAATTTGAAAAGGATAATAGGTAG
- a CDS encoding winged helix-turn-helix domain-containing protein, which yields MRKKENMEKILKFLSKKNIGRSGNNKKCTNKEVLILEKLMKNVGAVVSREDLINYTWGFDGYENEKKLDVYVSNLRKKIDKTIIKTVKGGGYKIDP from the coding sequence ATGAGAAAAAAAGAAAATATGGAAAAAATTCTAAAATTTTTATCAAAAAAGAATATATGAAGAAGTTGAAACAATAAAAAATGTACTAATAAAGAGGTTCTGATACTTGAAAAGTTGATGAAAAATGTATGAGCAGTGGTGTCTAGAGAAGATTTGATAAACTATACTTGGTGATTTGATTGATATGAAAATGAAAAAAAATTGGATGTATATGTTTCAAATCTTAGAAAAAAAATAGACAAAACAATCATAAAAACAGTAAAATGAGGTTGATACAAAATAGACCCCTAA
- a CDS encoding signal peptidase II: MEKIGGGRRGNIEIYNQKNKKIARKTALKGKESIIQKEIFIIKKLNQYGINFVPQIQYTGENFFEYEFIEGIHFSEAYENQNKNKNLMLDLLYKAYCLDRCGIIHGELMRPYKNIIVGEQNKIYIIDFERGKYGDFSGKNLKLLSQWIKNEGFLSIKDLKTIGQLKNPDEIYQYIKRKIKKPKLYSLLSIILGFVSLDLLTKWIFYNKSIGEQFIFLNPAFNEGIARGVQIDMTIIMLISFISFFVFWFVYNKNWISGTVLILFVAGALGNLIDRLFLGGVRDFIMIGDFPIFNIADIYLSIAISILIWEEIIFPITHYLLYRKGHTGKDKTNKY; encoded by the coding sequence ATGGAAAAAATATGAGGTTGACGAAGATGAAATATTGAAATATACAATCAAAAAAACAAAAAAATTGCCAGAAAAACCGCACTAAAATGAAAGGAATCTATAATTCAAAAAGAAATATTTATAATCAAAAAATTAAATCAATACTGAATAAACTTTGTACCTCAAATACAATATACTTGAGAAAATTTTTTTGAGTATGAATTTATAGAGTGAATTCATTTTTCTGAAGCTTATGAAAATCAAAACAAAAACAAAAATTTGATGCTTGATTTATTGTATAAAGCTTATTGTCTTGATAGATGCTGAATAATACACTGAGAACTAATGAGACCCTACAAAAATATAATTGTAGGGGAACAAAACAAAATCTATATAATAGATTTTGAAAGATGAAAATATGGTGACTTTTCTTGAAAGAATCTTAAATTACTTTCTCAGTGGATAAAAAATGAATGATTTTTGAGTATCAAAGATTTAAAAACAATTTGACAACTCAAAAATCCTGATGAAATTTATCAGTATATCAAAAGAAAAATTAAAAAACCAAAATTATATTCACTATTGAGTATAATATTATGATTTGTAAGTTTGGATTTACTTACTAAATGGATTTTTTATAATAAATCTATTGGCGAACAATTTATTTTCTTGAATCCAGCATTCAATGAATGAATTGCTCGATGAGTTCAGATTGATATGACAATTATTATGCTAATTAGTTTTATTAGTTTTTTCGTTTTTTGGTTTGTATACAATAAGAACTGGATAAGCTGAACTGTTTTAATACTATTTGTAGCAGGAGCTTTATGAAACTTAATTGATAGACTATTTCTATGATGAGTAAGAGATTTCATAATGATATGAGATTTTCCTATATTTAATATAGCAGATATTTATCTAAGTATAGCTATAAGTATCTTGATTTGGGAAGAAATAATTTTTCCAATAACTCACTATCTTTTGTACAGAAAGTGACATACTTGAAAGGACAAAACAAATAAATACTAA
- a CDS encoding RlmE family RNA methyltransferase encodes MYNPYDYYFKKAKKTGYKARSAFKLEEIDNKFHIFNKNTKNILDIGCYPGSWIQYIYGKLNKLNVQNYKIVGFDLMQAEMNMEGVFLYQQDIKDKEGVSGILENLGLGELDVIVSDMAPNTIGMKDIDSMKSVDLLEESFYVYQSYLKQDGKFVMKVFMGPGFEEFLGKLKKIYGGKNIKTYKPSSTRKSSKETYLIKI; translated from the coding sequence ATGTACAATCCATATGATTATTATTTTAAAAAAGCTAAAAAAACATGATATAAAGCAAGAAGTGCTTTTAAATTGGAAGAAATAGATAATAAATTTCATATTTTTAATAAAAACACAAAAAACATTCTTGATATATGATGTTATCCATGAAGTTGGATTCAATATATATATGGTAAACTAAATAAATTAAATGTTCAAAACTATAAGATAGTTTGATTTGATTTGATGCAAGCTGAGATGAACATGGAATGAGTTTTTTTATACCAGCAGGATATAAAAGATAAAGAAGGTGTATCATGAATACTTGAAAATTTAGGATTATGAGAACTTGATGTTATAGTTTCAGATATGGCTCCAAATACTATATGAATGAAAGATATAGATAGTATGAAATCCGTAGATTTGCTTGAAGAAAGTTTTTATGTTTATCAAAGCTATCTGAAACAAGATGGAAAATTTGTAATGAAGGTTTTTATGTGACCATGATTTGAAGAGTTTTTATGAAAACTAAAGAAAATATATTGATGAAAAAATATAAAAACTTACAAACCATCTTCTACCAGGAAAAGTAGTAAAGAAACTTATCTTATAAAAATATAG
- a CDS encoding FKBP-type peptidyl-prolyl cis-trans isomerase — translation MKKQLIIALVIFGSFSLYGCMEDIEDMNGTQDASDQTEQQNQNNEEGQDYEEEEAMQEDMTDEEAMEEDVEDMIDDEDMMDEEAMQDAMQQEMPSSPDHHDYVEEGHLVSLDYTGTDEDGEVFDTSEQSVAEDAGIYDENRPYQPLEFIVGAGQMIPGFEDAILGMEEGEVKEFEVTPDEGYGDYQEELVEEIPMEYFEQAGLEPVEDEFVNFGQMFGEITEIRDDEGIVIVDFNPPMAGENMYFEVEIHEIKDQDEQDIDPMQQP, via the coding sequence ATGAAAAAACAATTGATAATAGCTTTAGTAATTTTTTGAAGTTTTAGTTTGTATTGATGCATGGAAGATATAGAAGATATGAATTGAACTCAAGATGCTTCAGATCAGACTGAGCAACAAAATCAAAATAATGAAGAATGACAAGATTATGAAGAAGAGGAGGCGATGCAAGAGGATATGACTGATGAAGAAGCGATGGAAGAAGATGTAGAGGATATGATAGATGATGAAGATATGATGGATGAAGAAGCAATGCAGGATGCAATGCAACAGGAAATGCCGTCTTCTCCTGATCATCATGATTATGTAGAAGAAGGACATCTTGTGTCTTTGGATTATACTGGTACTGATGAAGATGGTGAGGTTTTTGATACTAGTGAACAAAGTGTTGCTGAAGATGCTGGTATATATGATGAAAATAGACCTTATCAACCATTGGAATTTATAGTTGGTGCATGACAAATGATTCCTGGTTTTGAAGATGCAATTCTTTGAATGGAAGAATGAGAAGTTAAAGAATTTGAAGTTACTCCAGATGAATGATATTGAGATTATCAAGAAGAGCTTGTAGAGGAAATTCCAATGGAATATTTTGAGCAAGCAGGTTTGGAGCCAGTAGAAGATGAGTTTGTAAACTTTGGTCAAATGTTTGGAGAGATAACAGAAATTAGAGACGATGAATGAATTGTAATAGTAGATTTCAATCCTCCAATGGCTTGAGAAAATATGTATTTTGAAGTAGAAATTCATGAAATAAAGGATCAAGATGAGCAAGACATAGATCCAATGCAACAGCCTTAA
- a CDS encoding response regulator transcription factor: protein MKILIVEDNKTIANAIQEMLQANGYDSDIADDLEVAKKLFKKNKYNLVLLDLMLPGGDGMDFCEYTREKTNIPIIITTSKHQLEDKLEGFDLGADDYLVKPFDFEELLARVKRLLERTNQVDKFEFEDVVIYLNQKKVYKNGEKVEFTNKEISLIECLLDHFGTAVSRTDIIDYIWGGDIFDNDNKLDVYISNIRRKLGKGIIKTVKGFGYKIEK from the coding sequence ATGAAAATACTAATAGTTGAAGATAATAAAACAATTGCTAATGCTATACAAGAAATGCTACAAGCAAATTGATATGATTCTGATATAGCAGATGATCTTGAAGTTGCTAAAAAGCTTTTCAAAAAAAATAAATATAATCTTGTTTTGTTGGATTTGATGTTGCCTTGATGAGATTGAATGGATTTTTGTGAGTATACAAGAGAAAAAACTAATATTCCAATCATTATAACAACATCCAAGCATCAGCTTGAAGATAAATTAGAATGATTTGACTTGTGAGCGGATGATTATCTTGTGAAACCATTTGATTTTGAAGAACTATTAGCAAGAGTAAAAAGGCTACTTGAAAGAACAAATCAGGTTGATAAATTTGAATTTGAAGATGTAGTGATATATTTAAATCAAAAAAAGGTGTATAAAAATTGAGAAAAAGTAGAATTCACTAACAAAGAAATTTCTTTGATTGAGTGTTTGTTAGATCATTTTTGAACTGCTGTTTCAAGGACAGATATAATTGATTATATTTGGTGATGAGATATTTTTGATAATGATAATAAACTTGATGTTTATATATCCAATATTAGAAGAAAACTTGGTAAAGGGATTATAAAAACAGTGAAATGATTTTGATATAAAATTGAAAAATAA
- a CDS encoding sensor histidine kinase: protein MNLTTSTKISLKFTLFTTILLFLFGIIVNFFYFSQWYSQEKAFLEERSTVFQLFGFDPMVPKHLRHSGPGDTISLDNVLAKEILENDVLFNISRIDNDYVLYSISGENLSYSVVTYHIFSQLNLLLINFYMIIFFIVLAYFVSHYFVRTSLKRLRSLVSQTKSLDIENLNNPISMDGPYDDEIKILSDTINKSMNKIYVQAKSLKNFISNASHEIKTPLMEISSQLDLISMKYGAKQEISQIKSTIKNMNSLIENLLFLTKIQSSSTDFSIEKFNASNLVNSCIQKIESFYTNKKINIEKKIHDDIYLSSNYQLFEVLVKNLVENAFKYTKNNGNIKIYFDNNFFEIEDDGIGIRSENLQKIWHSFYQEDSAKTDIKSFGMGLYIVKQIIDLLDYDVDVSSEVGNGTKFTIKFNKNENTNSGR from the coding sequence ATGAATCTAACAACATCTACAAAAATAAGTTTAAAATTCACTTTGTTTACAACGATATTACTATTTTTGTTTGGTATAATAGTAAACTTTTTTTATTTTTCTCAATGGTATAGTCAAGAAAAAGCTTTTCTTGAAGAAAGGTCTACTGTGTTTCAGCTATTTGGTTTTGATCCTATGGTTCCCAAACATCTTCGTCATTCTTGACCTTGAGATACAATAAGTCTGGATAACGTTTTGGCTAAGGAGATATTAGAAAATGATGTTTTATTTAACATATCAAGAATTGATAATGATTATGTATTATATTCTATTTCTTGAGAAAATTTGTCATATTCAGTTGTCACTTACCATATATTTTCGCAGTTGAACCTTTTGCTTATAAATTTTTATATGATAATATTTTTTATAGTGTTGGCTTATTTTGTTTCTCACTATTTTGTGAGAACATCTCTAAAAAGACTTAGGTCACTTGTTTCACAAACAAAAAGTTTAGATATAGAAAATCTTAATAATCCTATAAGTATGGATTGACCTTATGACGATGAGATAAAAATACTTTCTGATACAATAAATAAGTCAATGAATAAGATATATGTTCAGGCAAAATCATTGAAAAATTTTATATCAAATGCATCTCATGAAATAAAGACTCCACTTATGGAAATAAGTTCTCAACTGGATTTGATTTCTATGAAATATGGTGCAAAGCAGGAAATTTCACAGATAAAGTCAACCATTAAAAATATGAATTCTCTAATAGAAAACTTATTGTTTCTTACCAAGATACAGTCATCATCAACTGATTTTTCTATAGAAAAGTTTAATGCTTCCAATTTGGTTAACAGTTGTATACAAAAAATTGAATCTTTTTATACTAATAAAAAAATAAATATAGAGAAAAAAATACATGATGATATATATTTGAGTTCGAATTATCAACTTTTTGAAGTTCTTGTAAAAAATCTTGTAGAAAATGCTTTTAAATATACAAAAAACAATTGAAATATAAAAATCTATTTTGATAACAACTTTTTTGAAATTGAAGATGATGGTATATGAATAAGATCGGAAAACTTACAAAAAATATGGCATAGTTTTTATCAAGAAGACTCAGCAAAAACTGATATAAAAAGTTTTTGAATGTGACTTTATATTGTGAAGCAAATAATTGATTTGTTGGATTATGATGTTGATGTAAGTTCGGAAGTTTGAAACTGAACTAAATTTACTATAAAATTTAATAAAAATGAAAATACTAATAGTTGAAGATAA